Genomic segment of Labilithrix sp.:
GCCGGAGGAGGCCTTCAAGGACTTCATCGTCACCGACGACGGCACGATCCAGTCGTCGTTCCGCACCGAGGACGGCGTCGAGTACCGCGTCGCGCGCTGCCCTTAGGTCGGTGGCTCAGGCGAGCTCGACCCAGAGCTCGGTGCGGCGGAGGAGCGGGATCGTCGACGGAGGATCGTAGCCCGCGAACATCGCCTCGCCCTTCGGCTCGAGGCCGCGCCGCGCGAGCGCGCGCGCGAGCGCCTGCTTGTGCGCGGCGAGGTTCTCCGCGGTGTAGCGGCCGGTGAAGCGGAGCACGGCGACGCGACGCGCGGGCACGTTCGCGAGCGCGACGCGCGCGTCGGTCGGCGCCGGGACGAGGACGTCGTCGGGCATGATGAGGGAGAGGCGGTAGCCGTCCTCGCCGCCAGTACCGAGGACCGGGACCGTCATCGCGATCTCCTGCTGCGCGTCGTTGTCGCGGAGGATGAACCCGGCGAGGCGGCGGAAGCCTTCCATCAACGCGTGGTCCCACGGCGCGTCGACCTTCGTCTCCGCGACCTGCAGCGACGGATAGCGGCGCACCTCGAAGCGGCCCGCGCGGAGCTCCACCTCGTACGGAGGTGACGGCAAGGACCAACGCTGGAGCTGCCACGCGCCGAGGCCGATCGCGGCGAGGCCGAGCCCGCCCGCGAGGAGGAGCCCGCTCCGGCGCCTGCGGCGATCGAGCTCCGCGGTCGCACCGCGCCACGCGAGCACACCCGTGGCAGCGATGACGCCGAGGCCGAGCGCCAGCGCGGGCGCCGCCACGTCGGCGAGGCGGCGCCTCCGCACGACGATCGCTCGGGACAGCTTCTTTTCCGCGGTCTCCGGCGCGAGCTCTCGGAGGTTCCGGAGATCGACCGGGGGGCTGACGGGGACGTTCATGCCCCAACGACAAGCAACTGCCGTGCTCAGCGGCGGCGGCCGAGCGCCCACGTCGCGGCGCGCGCGAATATACGTGCAGAATGCACGCGCTTGCTGGATGGCCCCACCTCCGCGTCGGCTCCTGCGGTGAACGCCTCGAGCCACGGCTCGGCGGGGGCGCGCGAGAGGACGCCGCCGAGGTCGAAGAGCGAGAGGCGCGCGCACCCCGCCGCGCGCGCGATCGCGACGTCCTCCGCGAGCTCCGAAGGATCGCGGTAGGTGGGCTCGTCCTCGAACGCGCCGGTCCCGATGCAGCCGAGCGACATGCCCGCGCCGGCGCTCCAGCGTCGCGCCGTGCGCGCGGTCGCGCGAGCGAGGAGGAGGCGCGCGTCACGCCGGCGGACCGCGCCGCGCGACCAGCCTTCGAGGATCGACGTGTACATCATCACGCTGACGTGCGCGGCGCCGAGCACGTCGACGGGCGTGCCGAGCGTGCGCTGCCAGCCGTCACCGCCCTCGGGATCGAGCGCCACGAGCGGCCACACCGCCGCCGACACCCCAATCCCCCGCGCCCTCACCTCCCCCGCCGCCCGCCCCAACTCCCCCGCCCCAAGCTCATACAATCCCGCCCCCCCACTCGCCGCCTCCTCTTCCGGCCCGGGGCCCCAGAAGCGGCCGCGAAAGCGGGCGCGAAGCGCCCCGAGCGCGAAGCGCGAGGGCCGTGTCTGGGGTGGGGTGTCGGGGCGAAGCCCCGACGTTGAAAAGAAAAACGGCTCCAGATCAAAGAGCAAGTCGCGTGGCGGAACCCCCGCCGCGTCGAGCGCGTCACAGATCCCGAGCGCGAGCGCGCGGAACTCGCGTGCATTGTGCATGTTGGCCCAGCGCCCCGCGTCGTCGGCGAGCATCGGCCAGATCGAGAGCGGGACGCCGGCGTCGCGGAGCGCGCGCGCGGCGTCGGGGAGGCGCTCCACGTCCCAGGGCCGGACCGCGAGGACGAGCTCGACGCGGTAGCGCGCGAGGAGGGCGAGCGTCGGCACGGAGAGGAGCTCGTCCCACGGCAATGTTTCGCTGTAGACGCGATCTTGCCACGGGCGCTCCATGTCGGGCCTCGAGTGTATGCTGCGTGGACATGAAGATCCTCTACGGCGTCGTCGGCGAAGGGATGGGGCACGCGATGCGCTCGCGTGTGATCCTCGAGCACCTCGTGTCGCAGCAGCACGACGTGGAGATCATGGCGTCGGGGCGCGCGGTCGACTTCCTCGCGAAGCGGTTCGACGGGGTCAACCGCATCCACGGCTTCCACATGATCTACGAGGAGAACCGCGTCCGCCCGATGAAGACGCTCTGGTCGAACGTGACGACCGGCGCGATCGGGCTCCCGAAGAACATCGCCGCGTACTTCGACCTCATCCAGGACTTCCGTCCCAACGCGGTCATCAGCGACTTCGAGTCGTGGACCTACCTCTACGGGATGACGCATCGGCTGCCGGTCCTCTCGATCGACAACATGCAGATCATCAACCGCACGACCTTGCCCGCGCCGATCGTCGAGGGGAACAAGGCGAAGTTCCAGCTCACGAAGGCCTTCATCAAGACGAAGCTCCCGTGGTGCGACGAGTACTTCGTCACCACGTTCTTCCACCCCGAGATCCGGAAGGCCAAGACGCGGCTCTTCCCGCCGATCCTCCGCCCCGAGATCCTCGCCGCGAAGGCGAAGCAGCGGCGCGGCGATCACCTCCTCGTCTACACCACCGGCGAGGGCAACAATACGATCCGCGAGACGCTCGCCGCGACCGGCCTCGAGTGCCGCATCTACGGCATGCGCCGCGGCCTCGAGCACGAGGTCGTCGAGGGCAACCTCCGCTTCCAGCCGTTCAGCGAGGACAAGTTCATCGACGACCTCGCGACCGCGCGCGCGGTCATCGCCGGCGGCGGCTTCACGCTCATGGGCGAGGCGGTCTACCTCCACAAGCCGATGCTCGCGGTCCCGCTCGAGGGCCAGTTCGAGCAGGTCCTCAACGCGCGCTACCTCGAGCTCGAGGGCTACGGCCGCTCTGCGGACTCGCTCGACGATCCGAAGACGATCCACGATTTCCTCGCCGCGGTCCCGGCCTGCGAGGCGAAGCTCGCGACGTACCAGCAGGACGGCAACACGAAGATCATGGCGGCGATCGACGGCTGGCTCGACAAGGCCGCCGCCGGCGTCCTCTGAGCCGTGATGGAAGCGACCTCGCTCGCCGACGTCGACGCGGCGATCTCCGCGCTCGAGAAGAAGCGCGACGACTGGCGGAGGGTCTCGAACGCCGAGCGCGTGGAGCTCCTCGAGCGCTGCATCGAGCAGACGCTGAAGGCGGCGCCCGACTGGGTCGCGGCGGGCGCGAAGATCAAGGGCCTCGCGCCGACGGACGACCTCGCCGGCGAGGAGTGGCTCGCTGGCGTGATGCCGACGATCCGCAACGCGCGCCTCTTCGCTGAGGCGCTGCGTCACGACAAGAGGCCCCCGCCCGCCGCGACGCGCATCGCCCCCGACGGGCGCACCGTCGCGCGCGTGTTCCCGTCGACGCTGATGGAGCGCCTCATGTTCGCGGGGTTCTCCGCCGACGTGTGGATGCAGCCCGGCAAGCCGGCGACGCAAGGGACGAAGCGTGAGGGCAAGGGCCGCGTCGCGCTCGTGCTCGGCGGAGGGAACGTCTCGTCGATCCCGGCGATGGATGTACTTTACAAGCTGTTCGTCGACGACGAGGTCGTGCTCCTCAAGATGAACCCCGTCAACGAGGACGTCGGGCCCGTCCTCGCGCGCGCCTTCGCGCCGCTCGTCGACGGCGGCTGGCTCGCGATCGTCTACGGCGGCGCCGACGTCGGCGCGCACGCGGCGGCGCATCCGAAGATCGGCTCGCTCCACGTCACGGGCTCCGATCGCACCTACGACGCGATCGTGTGGGGGAAAAACGAGAAGGGACCCGGCAAGACGCGAAAGAACGACAAACCGTTCACCGCGGAGCTCGGGTGCGTGACGCCGGTCCTCGTCGTGCCGGGGCCGTGGTCCGACGGGGACATCCGCTTCCAGGCGCGGCACGTGGCGTCGATGGTGACGCAGAACGCGAGCTTCAACTGCAACGCGGCGAAGGTCGTCGTCGTCGCGCGCGAGTGGCTGCAGAAGGACGCGTTCCTGGCGCAGGTGGAGGCGGAGCTCGCGAAGGCGCCGCCGCGGAAGGCGTACTACCCGGGCGCGGCCGATCGCTGGGCCCGCTTCCGCGCGGAGTATCCGACGGCGCGCGTCGTCGGGGCGGAGGCGGAGGGCGCGGTGCCGTGGACGATCATCCCGCGCCTCGACGGCAACGAGTACGCGCTCACGAACGAGGCCTTCTGCGGCGTCGTCGCGTTCGTGGAGCTCGACGCGCCGGACTACGCGGGCGCGTCGGTCCCGCGTTTCCTCGAGGCCGCGGTGACGTTCGCGAACGACGAGTGTTGGGGCACCCTCTCGTGCGGCGTGCTCATCCACCCTCGGTCGGAGGAGGAGAACGAGCAGGCGTTCGCGCGCGCGATCCGCGACCTTCGCTACGGCGGCATCGGCATCAACGCGTGGCCGGGCGCGATCTACGGCCTCGTGTCGCCGACGTGGGGCGCGTTCCCGGGCCACACGGCGGAGGACATCCAGTCGGGCACGGGCGTAGTGCACAACGCCTGGATGTTCGACCATCCGGAAAAATCGGTGCTGCGCGCGCCGTTCCGGATCCGGCCGACGCCGGCGTGGTTCGGCGATCACCGGAACCTGCGCGAGCTGGGGATGCGCCTCGTCGAGCACGAGGCCGCACCGTCGTGGAAGACCCTGCTCCGCGTCGCGCGCGCGGCGATCAAGGGCTGAGGTAACGTCTTTCTCGCGCCATCGGCCGTCTTGAGGCATCCTTCAGGCATGAGTACGCCCGCTCCCGCGCAGGTCTCGGTCGCGCAGCACGCTGACTCCGAGCTCGAGGCGGAGCTCCGGCGGGCGGTGGTGGACATCGAGGCGGGCCGCTGCTTCACGCTCACGCCGGAGATGGCGGAGCAGTGGGCCGCGACGGGCACGTGCCCGGGGCTCGACGAATGGCTCGCCGAATCGGACAGCTGAGCGTCGCGTTCCGGCGCGCGCTCGTGAAGCTCGGGCCCGCCGGCTCGCCCCAGCGCCTCGCCGCGGGTGCAGGGGTGTCGGCGCTCATGTCCGCAGAAGAGCTGCCGGGGCGGGTCGACTCGCGCATCTCGTTCGAGCCCGGCTTCGCGTACGCGCGCCGGGTGCCGGGGCGGAACCTGTGGCTCCTCTACCGCTTCGACGCGACGACGCTGGACGTCCTCGCGCTCCGCGACTCGCCGCCCGTGCCGCACGACGGCAACGAGGGCGGCGAGGCTGGGTAGCTTACTTCGTCGAGATCGTGAGCTGCTGGCCGCGGTCGCCGTCGGGGAACACGTTGGCGTGGGTGTCGACGGTGATGGTGACGAGCTCGCCCTTGCGGTAGCCGCCGCGCGACTCGAGCTTGCACGGCCCGCCGAAGATGACGAGCGGGATCTTGTCGCAGGCGGCGCCGCGCGAGTCCTTCGCGCTGATGCGGCCCTGGCCGTTGATGCGGATCTCCTCGACGTGCTCGGTCATCTTCACGGCGAAGGTGGTGAAGCGTTCTTTCGTGTGGACGACGGCGATGATCTCGCCGGTGCCGATGCTCGAGAACGCGTTGCCGATCTCGTTGGCGGCGGTGAGGACGCCGTTGCCGAGCTTCTTGAAGCCGCGACCGACCTTGCGCACGACGCAGCCGCCGTCGATGTGGGCCGCGAGATAGAGCTTGCCCTGGACCTTCACGAAGGCGGCGGCGCCGAGCCCGTCGTCGCGCAGCGCGACTCCGGCGCCGACCGCGACGCCGGCCTGGACGCCGAACTGGAACGAGGTGCACTGGGTCTTGAGCGAGAACTCGACGCCGGCGTGGATCTCGACCGCGGCGCCGATGAGGATGCCGTCCTCGTTCGCCTCGATGACGGACGCGACGCGCGCGCCGGCGTTGACGAGGGCGGAGGTCCCGATGACGTCGATCGGCTGCGCGCCGGGCACCTTCTTGCCGAGGATGCCGACCGCGAGCCCGGCCTCGGCCTGGCTCTCGAAGTCGAAGGCGACGATCGGCGTCGAGACCGACACGCCGTTCTGCTGCGTGACGAACACCGCCGCGCCGGTGAACCCGTTCGCGAGCTTCCCGACGCAGGCGCCGCCCATCAGGATCTGGCGGCCGCGCGCGGACACGCTGCCGATGCGCGCGTCCGCGTCGACGTCGACGAGGGCGGCGGTGCAGACCTTCTTGCCGTTGACGACGACGGCGCCGACGGCGCTCGTGAACTCGACCCCGGCGCTAGCCCCGAGCTCACCTTCCGCGGACGCGGCGTCGTCCTCCTCCATGTCGGCGCACCCCACGGCGCCGACCGAGCAAGCGAGAGCAACCGTCAGAAAAAGGGGAGCAATCTTCGTGGTCTTCATGGTAGGTGCACATCCACCTACAAGGTGCGTACCGCCCCCGCGAGGAGGGGGGTGACCTAGCGATTCCGAGCACCTATCAACTTCCCTGCCCTCCCCTGCCGCGAGGAGCAGGGTCCTCACCACGCACCGCCGATCCACGAAGGAACCGATCACCGGTGCTGCCCGAGATCGCCCCAGCCACACGAGCACGTCGACGACCACCCGCGCGGTTCCCGGCGTGCCTCACATCACTCGCGGCGCGCAACAGCTCGCCGCTCCCGAACCACCACGCCCGCCCCCCCCGCAACGGGCCCCCGGTGCACATCTGCCGAGCAACCGGTGCACATCTGCCGAGCAACCGGTGCACATCTGCCGGGGGCGCGAGCGCGGGCTTCGGGTTCGGCGGGTCGGGGTCCTCAGCGGCACGCGCGATCGAGGTAGGCCGTAGGCGTCGAGTGCTGCGCGAGCTTGGTCCAGTAGTCGGCGAGGAGCTGGCGCGTCGCGGTCTGGTCGTCGACGATGACGCCGAATTCGGCGAGGTTCGCGTCATAGACGTTCTGCGAGCCGACGTAGTGCGCCTGATCGTCGACGATGACGACCTTCGCGTGGTTCGCGAGCGGGCGGCCGCTCGCCCACGTCGCCTGCGGGCTCTGGCGCAGGCGCGCGAAGTGCACGCGCTTGCAGAGCTGCGTGTGCGAGCCCGGCCACTGCTCGTCGGCGCGCGCGATGAGGCCGCGCCACAGCGCCTCCGGCGTCCAGCCGTTGTAGTACGCGTCCGACTTGTCCGCGCAGTCGCCACCGCACGAGCCCTCGTTCGAGGTGACGATCGTCACGTCGACGCCGCGGCGCGCCGCGCGCGTGATCGCGTCGAAGTAGTCGTTCGGCATCGTGCCGCCGCCGAGGACGCGGTACGAGCCGACGTCCTGCTGCGACATGAGGATCTTCGAGCGCGCGGCGTCCATCATCGCGACGAGCGCGGTGTCGGAGGGGTTGTCGAACGCGGCGCCGGTGCGGCCGATCGTGATCATGCGCGTCGATCCCATCGGCGCGGTCGCGACCGTGGGCTGGTACGCCGCCGGGCACTGGTTGCCGCCGCGGCGGTTCCGGATCTTGCCGTTGCGGCACGGCGTGGACCAGAGCTCGTTCACGTAGCGCTGCGTCGCCGTCGCGGCGGGGCCGCGGACGTGGGTGGAGACGTCGCGCACCGGCTCCGCGTCGAGGTAGTGATCGCTCCAGAGGTTCATGCCGCCGACGATCGCCTCGCGGCCGTCCGCGACGATGATCTTCGAGTGGTTCCAGCTCGTGGGGCTGCGCTGATGCGAGGCGACCGAGACCTCGAGCTTGCCGCCGCGCACGTCGCGCGTGAGGTCGGCGAGGATCGCGCCGAGGTTCGGCGTGTAGCCGGGGTAGTCGCCGAAGAGGAAGCGCACCGTGATCTTCGTGTTCTTCTTGTCGAGCACGGTGAGCGCGTTGCGCATCGTCGCGAGGAAGCGGCCGTCGGGCGCCGTGAGCGACGTCACGTCGAGGTACGCGTTCGTGCGCGTCATCACGCCGTAGATCGCGTCGAGGATCGCCTTGTCCGAGTGACCCGCGCAGACCTTCGCCGCCGCCGCGCTCGCGTCCTTCTTCGTCGCCTCGAGCGCGACGCACTTGCCGACGGGACCGCAGTCCGAGTCTCGCGCGCACGTCGCGAGCTTGAAGTCCGCCTCGCAGCCGCTCCAGCCGTCGCACGGGATCGGACCGCCGAGCGCGCTCTGACCCCACGTCTCCTTGCCCGGGATCTGGAGCAGCCAGTCGCCGTGGAGGAGGTTGCCCTCCGTGATCGCCCAGAGGCGGTTCTCGTCGCGCGGGTTCGATACGCGGAGACGATCGCGGACCGTCGCCGTCACCGCGCCCGTCGTCGCCGCCGCCTCGTCCGTCGCCGCCTCGTCGCCGTCGCCGTCGCCGTCGCCGTCCGTCGTCGCCGCGCAGGCGGTGCCGAGGGCCGTAAGTGCGAGGAGGAAGGCAAACGTGCGCATGAATCCGTTCTGAAAGCCCGCTCGAGCGCGCGCAAACAAAAGCGAAAACGGGCACTTGAAGGCCAGTGGGGTGATCTCGTCCCAGCCTCGAGACCCTTCAGGAATTCGTCCGATCACCCCTGGACGACGCGAACACCGTGGTCGCGCCGGGCCTCAGGCGCGCACGACGACCCGCGCGTCCTCGATCGTTCGATCGAGCGCGCGGCGCGTCGCTTCGCGGGCGGCGCGGTACGCGGCGCGGCCGGCGTCGAGCTTGAACGGACCCGAGCGCGGGAGATCGTCGATCGCGAGCGTCACCATCCCCACGCGCGAAGGCAGCGGCTCGGACGCGAGGCGCCACGGCGAGCGCGACGCGATGTGATGGAAGAGGACGCGCTCCTCGGCGTCGGGCATGCCCATGAGGCCCGGCCGATCGAGGATCCCGCCGTCGTAGTAGCGGCGCCCCTCGATCGTGACCGGATGGAAGAGGAAGGGCACCGCGCACGACGCGTGGATCGCCGGCGCGAGATCGCCGCGCTCGATCACGCGCGTCGTCCGCCCGCGGATCTCGAACACGCTCACCGCGACGGGGACGCGCGTCTCCGCGAACGTCGCGACGGGGAGGAGCCGATCGAGCCGCTCGCGGAAGAGGCGCCCGCGGAGGAGCCCGGGCCCGACGCCGGGATCCCAGAAGTCCCTCCGCTCGAGCCGCTCGAGCTCCAACGCGAGCTCCGCCGCCGGCAGGCCCGCCGCCCAGGCTCCGCCGACGAGCGCGCCGGCGCTCGAGCCCGAAATCCGCGCGGGGAGGAGCCCCTCCTCCTCGAGGACCGAGAGGAAGCCCGTATGCGCATAGAACGAGAAGAAGCCCGACGACATCGTCAGCGCGAAGGGCGCCGCCGCGAGCCACTCACCGAGCGATCCAGCCATCGTGCGCATGATACGCTGCGCGTACTCATGGCGAACCGCACCTTCGCGGTCGGCGACATCCACGGCGACCTCGCCGCGCTCGAACGGGCGCTCGCGAAGCTGCCGCCGCTCGACACCAAGGACACGATGGTCCTCATGGGGGACTACATCGATCGCGGCGCCGACAGCGCGAAGGTCGTCGACTTCATCCGTAAGGAGCTGCCGCGCCGCTTCCCCGGCAAGATCGTCTGCCTCCGCGGCAACCACGAGGACGGCTGGCTCCGCGTCGCCTCCGGCGGCTGGCCCGAGTTCGTGATCCCGCTCGCCAACGGCTGCCTCGCGACGCTGCGCTCCTTCCGCCAGCAGCCCTACCGCGAGCTCGACCTCCCCACGCGCGAGGAGATCCACGCGATGCAGTCGGCGGAGTTCATCCCCGACGAGATCGTCGACTGGATGAACGAGCTGCCGTTCTGGTACGAGGACGACCACGCGATCTACGTCCACGCCGGCCTCATCGAGAAGGACGGCAAGTGGCTCCATCCCTCGGAGACGGAGCACCCGACCCAGCTCCTCTGGGTCCGCACGATGCGCTTTTTCCAGGGTTATCGAGGAAAGCGTGTCGTCTGCGGTCACACCGCGACCGAGAACCTGCCGCCCGAGCTCTCGAGCTTCACGCCCGAGGATCCGCTCGACATGTGGGTCGGCGAGAACGTGACCGTCATCGACACCGGCTGCGGCAAAGGCGGCTTCCTCACGATCCTCGAGCTGCCCGCGACGCGGACGTACGAGTCGCGCTGATGCCGGCCCGCGTCGTCGCCCGCACGCCGCTCCTCTACAGCGACGGCGCCGACCCGACGCTCGATCGTCCCGGCCACGTGCGCGCCGGCTCCGCGCTCGTCGCGTGGAAGGACCACCTCGCCGTCGTGCAGGACGACGCGTGTTTCCTCGCCGTCATCGATCGCCGATCGCGCCGCGTGCGCGACGTCCCGTTCCCGGGCGAGGTGCGCCAGTTCGACGACGCGCGCGGGAACAAGAAGAGC
This window contains:
- a CDS encoding heme-binding protein; the protein is MNVPVSPPVDLRNLRELAPETAEKKLSRAIVVRRRRLADVAAPALALGLGVIAATGVLAWRGATAELDRRRRRSGLLLAGGLGLAAIGLGAWQLQRWSLPSPPYEVELRAGRFEVRRYPSLQVAETKVDAPWDHALMEGFRRLAGFILRDNDAQQEIAMTVPVLGTGGEDGYRLSLIMPDDVLVPAPTDARVALANVPARRVAVLRFTGRYTAENLAAHKQALARALARRGLEPKGEAMFAGYDPPSTIPLLRRTELWVELA
- a CDS encoding teichoic acid biosynthesis protein, translated to MKILYGVVGEGMGHAMRSRVILEHLVSQQHDVEIMASGRAVDFLAKRFDGVNRIHGFHMIYEENRVRPMKTLWSNVTTGAIGLPKNIAAYFDLIQDFRPNAVISDFESWTYLYGMTHRLPVLSIDNMQIINRTTLPAPIVEGNKAKFQLTKAFIKTKLPWCDEYFVTTFFHPEIRKAKTRLFPPILRPEILAAKAKQRRGDHLLVYTTGEGNNTIRETLAATGLECRIYGMRRGLEHEVVEGNLRFQPFSEDKFIDDLATARAVIAGGGFTLMGEAVYLHKPMLAVPLEGQFEQVLNARYLELEGYGRSADSLDDPKTIHDFLAAVPACEAKLATYQQDGNTKIMAAIDGWLDKAAAGVL
- a CDS encoding aldehyde dehydrogenase → MMEATSLADVDAAISALEKKRDDWRRVSNAERVELLERCIEQTLKAAPDWVAAGAKIKGLAPTDDLAGEEWLAGVMPTIRNARLFAEALRHDKRPPPAATRIAPDGRTVARVFPSTLMERLMFAGFSADVWMQPGKPATQGTKREGKGRVALVLGGGNVSSIPAMDVLYKLFVDDEVVLLKMNPVNEDVGPVLARAFAPLVDGGWLAIVYGGADVGAHAAAHPKIGSLHVTGSDRTYDAIVWGKNEKGPGKTRKNDKPFTAELGCVTPVLVVPGPWSDGDIRFQARHVASMVTQNASFNCNAAKVVVVAREWLQKDAFLAQVEAELAKAPPRKAYYPGAADRWARFRAEYPTARVVGAEAEGAVPWTIIPRLDGNEYALTNEAFCGVVAFVELDAPDYAGASVPRFLEAAVTFANDECWGTLSCGVLIHPRSEEENEQAFARAIRDLRYGGIGINAWPGAIYGLVSPTWGAFPGHTAEDIQSGTGVVHNAWMFDHPEKSVLRAPFRIRPTPAWFGDHRNLRELGMRLVEHEAAPSWKTLLRVARAAIKG
- a CDS encoding patatin-like phospholipase family protein, with the protein product MAGSLGEWLAAAPFALTMSSGFFSFYAHTGFLSVLEEEGLLPARISGSSAGALVGGAWAAGLPAAELALELERLERRDFWDPGVGPGLLRGRLFRERLDRLLPVATFAETRVPVAVSVFEIRGRTTRVIERGDLAPAIHASCAVPFLFHPVTIEGRRYYDGGILDRPGLMGMPDAEERVLFHHIASRSPWRLASEPLPSRVGMVTLAIDDLPRSGPFKLDAGRAAYRAAREATRRALDRTIEDARVVVRA
- a CDS encoding serine/threonine protein phosphatase, giving the protein MANRTFAVGDIHGDLAALERALAKLPPLDTKDTMVLMGDYIDRGADSAKVVDFIRKELPRRFPGKIVCLRGNHEDGWLRVASGGWPEFVIPLANGCLATLRSFRQQPYRELDLPTREEIHAMQSAEFIPDEIVDWMNELPFWYEDDHAIYVHAGLIEKDGKWLHPSETEHPTQLLWVRTMRFFQGYRGKRVVCGHTATENLPPELSSFTPEDPLDMWVGENVTVIDTGCGKGGFLTILELPATRTYESR